The DNA region ctCTGTAAAAGGCATGCGACTGAGACATGTTTCAGAATCAAGCATTTTCGGTTATAGCCTTTAAAATAAGTTGACATTTTACTCTTGTAGTGACTGACAAAAGCAGTTAGATATCATGGATAGTGACAATTGGTTAAATCGGTTCAAATTGTAAcagtattgaaaaaatatacttactaatttaatttatactaatttaAAACTTACCCGACAGCTTCTGCGACAGGTCTCGTAGAGTCTGGTCCTCTAAAGACGTGACAAGCAAACCTTTGCAACGTGGGATGCTTTGTGATAAATCCCAAATATCTATGATCTCTGGGATGAAATGCACAGAAACtaacattttttagagaatAGAAGTAGTCTATACATGGTTCGCTTTGCTaaagaaataaagtaatagTAAGACGGAACCATAATATGATTATAAAACTTGTTGCTCTTACTTCGCGTTTTCTTCTATCAACCATCCTAAGGCCTTGATCTGAAACTTCCAATGTGCACACCTGTATTTCCGGCTCTATTGTACCATTGCCAATTACTCGTCTTACGGCTTGGCATACCACCGAGGTACCTTTATGAGCGAGGGTTTCTACGGATCCGAGGTAgcctgtaaataattttaaatcgaGATAAATCTACACAGGGTATTAGAATTTACATTCACCTAAAATGTATCGTTCGCGTCTGCCGTGATCTGTATTGGAGTCCCAATCACTATAGTCAGTGTCTACCGCATATGCAGAAGGAAATATTCCCATTCTTCCTGTTCTTAAGTTTACGCctacaattttaattcaaatgtaattattttatatttttaatcattattaaatCTAGAACCTTCACACCATAAATCATCTGCTTCCTTTTGTACGTATACTGGATCACCGATTTCTAGTTCGATTTCATCTTCGTGTCGAGGAACAAATTTATGTAAGGCCCTtcaaattgagtttttttttatttaacgaaTTTTATGAAGCAAGATAAAAAGCATTTTCAGTGTCTTACCTGTGAGTTGATTCAAGCATATCGACGTCACTATACATCATTCCCCCAACTATAGAAGGACTGCTGCCCATTAGAGGAGACATTGACTTTGGCCCATCTGTACCTGTAGGAGAGTGAGCGGTAGAGTGACCACTATCCGCATCTGTCAGTAAtctaaaaaatagtaattttatggaaaagGTCTAGTTcctatgttttacaaaaatttcatagtaactaatttttttcaaaaactctaTACGGGGTCTCCAAAACTTTAAATCCCTAAAAATCTAGCTAGGAAACAGCCTGTATAATGtgagcttttttaaaaataaaatcattgaaacAAATAGTTAATATACACTTAAAATAATCTTAATGTAATTGGGAAAAATGTTAAAGCCGTAACTTATTTATCTAGACAGTAGCTTTAAAAGATCATAGGTCCGCAAACAGCCACCGGCTTAGATgcgataatatatttatattggcAATATTCAGTTAACCAACAGGTCAGCAGAATTATTTGAAGCCATATCAAAGGAATTCTATCCAAGTAATATTagaattgaaatataaaaaatcagatGAAAACTGCTACATTGTTGACAAACACAGTGGTGATGGTTAAACGCAGAAAGTTTGTGGAATGCTTACAAATCTCAGACGTCGTGTTTAAACCGGCAAATTATTGAACTGAAACAGCAATAGATGAACAGTTGAGATTTTAAATTGGGGAGAAAGTTCGACAATCCACGAATATAAAACAGTATTGTTCGTTGATATTACTTCCAAGTGCACCATGGAACATTGAAAGTGGAAATTTTGTAAAAAGCTTACGAACTTTAGACGTCTAATTAAGGCTCTATAGATACAGGTATTCTAATGGGTTAGAATCCGCCATTTTAGTCCTCGGCAACTGGGTAATACACGGTTTGACATTGGAAATACGcttagcaattttttaatttttttgtgataaGTAAGCCTAATTTTATATCGATGGTGACCGCGTAGAGTCGTTCTAGACTTACGTAACCTTATTTATTGAAAGCATGGCAAGTTGGGAAAAACTGTGAACGGGGATAAGGCTCTAGAAATACCTATAGAACTTTAGCTTTAAGCTTAATTTGTCGAAATGTAATTGAATATTCGTAAAGACATTCGTATATAGAAAGATAACACAGGACTTGTCAGAAACATACCATTTAAATAATGGCTTTCGGATTTTTGTATGACGCGACAACGCGGTGCAAACGTGTTCTGATACTTTTGAGTCATGAGTTCTCCAGAGACTTGGACAGTGGTGGTATTTGAGCAAATGGCTGTTCGAGCTGTTCCAAGTAAAAGGATTAAGACTGATCAATGCCTAGCAAAAAAACCAGTTACCAGGCATTCTTGCTCAACTAGAAAACTGTAAGAGATGCACGGATCTTCAGCTATGCTAAATTTCTGAATTGTCAAGGAAAATGAGGATTTAGAATGA from Anthonomus grandis grandis chromosome 8, icAntGran1.3, whole genome shotgun sequence includes:
- the LOC126739097 gene encoding JNK-interacting protein 1, giving the protein MADVEFEQFGRKFEKNCISNVNNSSPFYSLVHVDDDSPSTSPSPEEETHDCDNIKESSGSNLIPTRSQIENEDNPTIECCGARGILAPPWKGERRRRKLPEIPKNKKSAIATMYSNAHQQLSRDLSLADEMASGSVSSSGPNSILGLKCGYLWDESPESDRLLTDADSGHSTAHSPTGTDGPKSMSPLMGSSPSIVGGMMYSDVDMLESTHRALHKFVPRHEDEIELEIGDPVYVQKEADDLWCEGVNLRTGRMGIFPSAYAVDTDYSDWDSNTDHGRRERYILGYLGSVETLAHKGTSVVCQAVRRVIGNGTIEPEIQVCTLEVSDQGLRMVDRRKREQSEPCIDYFYSLKNVSFCAFHPRDHRYLGFITKHPTLQRFACHVFRGPDSTRPVAEAVGRAFQRFYQKFIETAYPVEDIYIE